CCCAGGCCGGCGAACAGGCCAGCGGCCGACGCGAGCACACCCATGATCAGAGCCTCCCCGGTGATCGTCAGCATGACCTGACGCCTCGAGGCCCCCAAGGCACGCAGCATGGCGAACTCACGCCGGCGCTGTGCGACCGTCATCGAGAAGGCATTGAAGATGATGAAGGCGCCGACCAGCACGGCGATCCCGCCAAACGTGAGCAACGCTGGCCGCAGGAACTGGCTGATCGCCTCGCTCACTTGCTTGGTCTGATCGGCGGCGGCTTGCTCCCCCGTCTTCACCTCGGTGCCCTCGGGAAGAATCGGCTTGATGCGCTCTACGAGTGTCTCGGGTGATGTACCGACCTCCGCCTTGACATCGATATAGCTGACTCGCCCTTCCATATCGAACCACTGCTCGGCGTCGGCACGTGTCATCTGGATGAGCAGCGAGCCGCCGAGCGAGGACTCGGCGCCGAAGCGGAAGATGCCGGCCACGGTCACGTCCTCAGAGCCGGCATCCGTAATGACCTTAAGGGTCGACCCTACCTTTAGATTTTGGTCGGTGGCGAGCTTCTCGACGATCGCCACCTCGCCTTGTTGCGTCGGGCGCCCGCCCGCCACGTACTCAGAGCTTTCGTCGATCGTGGCTTCGTCGACCGAGAAGAACAGCGTAGGGGCGCCGCCGGTTTGGACGACTTTGCCGTCCACCGCCACGGCACCCATCCCTTGGATGTAGCCCGACGCCTGGGCAACGCCCTCGACTTCGCTCACTTGGTCGACGAGCTCGGCCGGCAGTCCGCTGACGGCGCCGGTCATCTCTCCGCCACTAAACGACTGCGTCTGCGTGATGGTGGCGTCGATCCCCTTGTATGCATCGGCGAAGATCTCTGTGAAGCCGCGATCGATTTGGTCGGTAAGCACGTACGTGCCGCTGATCATGGCGACGCCGAGCAAGATGGCGAGTGTCGTGAGAACGGTGCGCAACTTGTGCGTCGTCAGACTTCGCCAAGCGATACGAAACATCAGCGGAGCTCCAGGGACTTGATGACGTCATAGATCTCGTCGCGCTCGAGCCGCCCGCAGTCATGGGCAATGCTGCCGTCCTTCAGGAAGACAATCCGATCGGCATACGAGGCCGCGTGAGCATCGTGCGTAACCATCACGATTGTCTGACCGAACTCGTCGACGGAGTGCCGCAAGAGACGCAGCACTTCGTCGCCGGTGTGCGAATCGAGGTTACCGGTGGGCTCGTCGGCAAAGAGCACACTCGGTCGCGAGGCCAGTGCACGAGCCACAGCGACGCGCTGCTGCTGGCCACCGGAGAGCTCGGCGGGCTTGTGCGTGAGCCGATCGCCGAGCCCCACCGTCCCGACCAGCGTGCGAATCCACTGATCGTCAGGCTTGCGACCGGCGATGGTCAACGGAAGCTCGATGTTCTCGATTGCTGTAAGGGTCGGCAAGAGGTTGAAGGTTTGAAAGATAAAGCCGATCTTGTCGCGGCGGAGTTGCGTGAGAGCGCGCTCCTTTAGCGCCGTGATCTCCGTCCCGTCGAGCTCCACAGTGCCGTCCGTCGGCGCATCGAGCCCGGCAAGGATGTGCATCAACGTAGACTTACCTGATCCCGAGGGACCCATGATCGCGGTGAAGTCGCCGCGCACGAGGTCGAGACTGACACCGGCCAATGCGACCACGGTGGCATCACCAGAGCCATACCGCCGAGTAACGTCGCGCGCCCGCACTACAGCGCCGTCCAGGCCGACGCCCGGCTCCGAGACACAGGACTGAGGTGCCTCGGCGAGCGGCTCCGTCTCACGATGGTCGTCGTTCACGTGGTCTCCTTGTCGATGGTGTCTGTCAGTATCCCACTTGGTGCGATTATCCTCACATCCACGTCAGGCCGGCCCACGATCCTCGGTCTGCGCGTTCTCAGGCGGCTCCGACGTAGACGGCTCCGACGCGATGTTAGTGACCGCCTCGCCGGCTTGGACCTCAGTGACCGGCTCCACCGGCGCGGGCGCCGACTGCGTCGGCTCGTCACCAGC
This window of the Thermoleophilia bacterium genome carries:
- a CDS encoding ABC transporter ATP-binding protein, which gives rise to MDGAVVRARDVTRRYGSGDATVVALAGVSLDLVRGDFTAIMGPSGSGKSTLMHILAGLDAPTDGTVELDGTEITALKERALTQLRRDKIGFIFQTFNLLPTLTAIENIELPLTIAGRKPDDQWIRTLVGTVGLGDRLTHKPAELSGGQQQRVAVARALASRPSVLFADEPTGNLDSHTGDEVLRLLRHSVDEFGQTIVMVTHDAHAASYADRIVFLKDGSIAHDCGRLERDEIYDVIKSLELR